In a single window of the Bacillus mycoides genome:
- the brnQ2 gene encoding branched-chain amino acid transport system II carrier protein BrnQ2 — MRTTLKPAQILSISLLLFAVFFGAGNMIFPPLLGLSSGENMWVSITGFIITDVGLSLLAIVAVALAGGSFNTLASRVHPKFAAVFAIIIYLSIGPLFVIPRTGTVSYEIGIAPLFPDQWYSMLVFSAIFFIVVYFLSLNPSKLVDHIGKILTPILLGIIAIMATKAILSPGSFAEPVGDYKEIPFFKGFLEGFLTLDAIGALVLSTIVVNAIRQNGIQDKKSIAKYTIICGSIAALFLTIVYFLLGYIGASNGNLGQFENGGQLLATVMYQFFGTSGNVLLSIAIIFACLTTAIGVVSAFANYFTTVLTNVSYKKLVLYVCIFSFVISNLGLSLLIKITLPVLIILYPITIILIFVSFIDKYTKRKPSVYIGAMIAAFIISCIHALDNVGMIPNFIANIVHTIPFYNLGIGWIVPAIIGGIIGYFIPQTEAEGEVSTK, encoded by the coding sequence ATGCGTACAACTTTAAAACCAGCGCAAATACTTTCGATTAGTTTATTACTATTCGCAGTTTTCTTCGGTGCTGGTAATATGATTTTCCCGCCTCTTCTCGGTCTTTCTTCCGGAGAAAATATGTGGGTTTCCATTACAGGATTTATTATTACAGATGTCGGTTTATCTTTACTAGCTATCGTCGCTGTTGCCCTTGCTGGTGGTAGTTTTAATACTTTAGCGAGCCGTGTTCACCCAAAATTCGCAGCAGTATTCGCTATCATTATTTATCTTTCCATCGGCCCACTATTTGTTATTCCACGAACTGGAACTGTATCTTATGAAATTGGGATTGCACCACTTTTCCCAGATCAATGGTACTCTATGTTAGTTTTTAGTGCGATTTTCTTTATAGTCGTCTACTTCTTATCGTTAAATCCATCCAAATTAGTAGATCATATCGGAAAAATATTAACGCCAATTTTGCTTGGAATTATTGCAATTATGGCAACAAAAGCGATTCTTTCACCAGGATCATTTGCAGAACCTGTTGGTGACTATAAAGAAATTCCATTTTTCAAAGGATTTCTTGAAGGCTTTTTAACATTAGATGCAATCGGAGCACTCGTATTATCAACGATTGTTGTAAATGCAATTCGTCAAAACGGGATACAAGATAAGAAATCCATTGCGAAATATACAATTATTTGCGGAAGCATTGCGGCTCTTTTCTTAACAATTGTTTACTTCTTACTCGGTTATATTGGCGCTTCAAACGGAAATTTAGGACAATTCGAAAATGGCGGTCAGCTATTAGCAACTGTTATGTATCAATTCTTTGGGACAAGCGGTAATGTTTTATTAAGTATCGCAATTATCTTTGCTTGTTTAACGACTGCAATCGGTGTTGTAAGTGCATTCGCCAACTATTTCACAACAGTACTAACAAATGTTTCATATAAGAAGCTTGTACTATACGTTTGTATCTTTAGCTTCGTTATTTCAAACTTAGGATTAAGTTTATTAATCAAAATTACATTACCCGTATTAATCATTTTGTACCCAATTACAATCATTTTAATTTTCGTATCATTTATCGATAAATATACGAAACGTAAACCTTCTGTCTATATCGGAGCGATGATTGCAGCATTCATTATTAGCTGTATTCATGCACTTGATAATGTGGGAATGATTCCAAACTTTATCGCGAATATCGTACACACCATTCCTTTTTATAACTTAGGAATCGGCTGGATTGTTCCGGCAATAATTGGTGGTATAATCGGATACTTTATTCCGCAAACAGAAGCTGAAGGTGAAGTTTCTACAAAATAA
- a CDS encoding ABC transporter permease subunit has translation MVKKVFLNGMEVTIQFIISILGIICLGALPKLFYGFELNASKYIKSLKEVFVNLMDISNLQYVRDKFLFPQLFIHYKETIVIFLAAFFISLFVAFCIVYVIMSSSLRIQHRIKSFLIFLESIPDILLILGSQILVIWFFKQTGFLPFQIASIGGESIRGLPIFCLTIPTTIMFVKMLVLRFENELEKDYVLFAKAKGLNRFHILNRHILRNVLLSTLFFAKTNIFFVLSNLYIIEWIFNTGGIFMFLKSYEGIRVEVFIVSVLLIYIPIFILFKLFHYLIPAAMKERL, from the coding sequence GTGGTCAAAAAAGTTTTTCTGAATGGGATGGAAGTGACGATTCAATTTATTATTTCGATTTTGGGTATTATTTGTTTAGGGGCACTGCCGAAATTATTTTATGGGTTTGAGCTGAATGCATCAAAGTACATAAAGAGTTTAAAAGAAGTGTTTGTGAACTTAATGGATATCTCCAATTTGCAATATGTGAGAGATAAATTTTTATTTCCGCAGTTGTTCATCCATTATAAAGAAACGATTGTTATTTTTTTAGCTGCTTTTTTTATTTCATTATTTGTAGCATTTTGTATTGTTTATGTGATTATGAGTAGTTCACTGCGTATACAACATCGAATTAAATCATTTCTCATCTTCCTAGAATCCATCCCAGACATTCTTCTTATTTTAGGCTCACAAATTTTAGTTATATGGTTTTTTAAACAAACAGGTTTTTTACCTTTTCAAATCGCGTCAATCGGAGGCGAGTCGATTAGAGGATTGCCAATATTTTGTTTGACTATACCGACTACGATTATGTTTGTAAAAATGTTAGTGCTTCGTTTTGAAAATGAGCTAGAAAAAGATTATGTACTATTTGCTAAGGCGAAAGGGCTGAATCGATTTCATATTTTAAATCGTCATATTTTACGAAATGTGTTACTTAGTACACTTTTCTTTGCGAAAACGAATATCTTTTTTGTGTTATCCAATTTATATATTATAGAATGGATTTTTAATACGGGTGGTATTTTTATGTTTTTGAAATCTTATGAGGGTATTAGGGTTGAGGTTTTCATCGTTAGTGTACTGCTTATTTATATTCCGATTTTTATTTTATTCAAATTGTTTCATTATCTCATTCCAGCTGCGATGAAGGAGAGATTATAA
- a CDS encoding TIGR02206 family membrane protein codes for MEAYFSAHPLKPFIPYSRQHVIILFIMLVGIFFLYQYQDLLRQSEWNITVRYAIAFLFIGSEIGLHMWEWEVGIFELGTSLPFELCTISLLLASIMIVTKSYRIYEIVFFTGIIGASQAILTPNVQYAFPHFRFIEFFIAHILLIWAPLFMTWVEGYRPTLQSIKRTMVFLNILIPIVSFVNYKTGGNYMFLARKPETASLLDMLGPHPYYIISLEIAALMGCFILYMPFAKREGHAHKESLGS; via the coding sequence ATGGAAGCTTATTTTAGTGCGCATCCATTAAAACCATTTATTCCGTACTCGAGGCAACATGTCATTATATTATTTATTATGTTGGTGGGGATATTTTTTCTGTATCAATACCAAGATTTATTGCGTCAAAGTGAGTGGAATATAACGGTTCGATATGCGATTGCATTTCTATTTATAGGAAGTGAGATTGGACTTCATATGTGGGAATGGGAAGTGGGTATTTTTGAGCTAGGCACTTCATTACCATTTGAGTTATGTACGATAAGTTTGTTGTTAGCGTCGATTATGATTGTAACGAAAAGTTATCGAATATATGAGATTGTGTTTTTTACAGGGATTATCGGTGCATCGCAAGCCATTTTAACACCGAACGTGCAATATGCTTTTCCGCATTTTCGCTTTATAGAATTCTTTATCGCACATATATTGCTCATTTGGGCACCACTCTTTATGACATGGGTGGAAGGATATCGTCCGACATTACAATCTATTAAGCGTACGATGGTATTTTTAAATATATTGATTCCAATTGTTTCGTTTGTGAATTACAAAACAGGCGGTAATTATATGTTTTTAGCTCGTAAGCCAGAAACTGCTTCATTACTCGATATGTTAGGGCCGCATCCTTACTATATTATTTCATTAGAAATTGCAGCGCTTATGGGATGTTTTATTTTGTATATGCCGTTTGCGAAAAGAGAAGGGCATGCGCATAAAGAATCACTAGGATCATAA
- a CDS encoding efflux RND transporter periplasmic adaptor subunit — translation MKKKNKVLITSVVAIGIAAGSYFAFAGGSSEVAMAYSGYKITEKQIENAQKFGGEVIPNGIETISFDPTKGTYELAVKKGDEVKKGQLLFKYNDPTAKQGVTEAEMQKKIAQKEVTLFQKQIDAAKQKLQKDKNAGLPAEALKASEIEVGQLESQLEMKKFEVEKADEMIKVAKEKVNTLSVTSPADGVIDDIVKTADEKTGMSGITLRHAGQFKVKGQLSEYELASMKVGQEVTVSSKTVAGKTWTGKVTEIGSTPLKSMDENKTVSNYQFTVTLDNSEELQNGFHVYVTSKSGEATGTIVPKSSIVKKGEKNVVFVVKDGKAKEQAVTVEFETDSEAKVSGVKKGEEIISKPEKDLKDGMEVVTQ, via the coding sequence ATGAAGAAGAAAAATAAAGTGTTAATTACTAGTGTAGTAGCGATCGGAATTGCAGCTGGATCATATTTTGCATTTGCTGGCGGTAGTTCAGAAGTAGCAATGGCATATAGCGGTTATAAAATTACGGAAAAACAAATTGAAAATGCACAAAAATTTGGCGGCGAAGTTATTCCAAATGGTATTGAAACAATTTCATTCGATCCAACAAAAGGTACGTATGAATTAGCTGTTAAAAAAGGTGATGAAGTGAAAAAAGGTCAGCTTCTATTCAAATATAATGACCCTACTGCTAAACAAGGTGTAACAGAAGCAGAAATGCAAAAGAAAATCGCACAAAAAGAAGTAACATTGTTCCAAAAACAAATTGATGCAGCGAAACAAAAATTACAAAAAGATAAAAATGCAGGCCTTCCCGCTGAAGCATTAAAAGCATCAGAAATTGAAGTTGGGCAATTAGAATCACAACTTGAAATGAAGAAGTTTGAAGTAGAAAAAGCTGATGAAATGATTAAAGTAGCAAAAGAGAAAGTAAACACACTTTCTGTAACGAGTCCAGCCGACGGTGTAATTGATGATATCGTAAAAACTGCTGATGAAAAAACAGGTATGAGTGGCATTACACTTCGTCACGCTGGTCAATTTAAAGTAAAAGGTCAACTTTCTGAATATGAACTTGCTAGTATGAAAGTTGGGCAAGAAGTAACTGTTTCATCAAAAACTGTCGCTGGTAAGACTTGGACAGGAAAAGTAACAGAAATCGGTTCTACACCATTAAAGAGCATGGACGAAAATAAAACTGTTTCTAATTATCAATTCACTGTCACATTAGATAATAGTGAAGAATTACAAAACGGCTTCCATGTTTACGTAACAAGTAAATCTGGCGAAGCAACTGGTACGATTGTTCCGAAAAGCAGCATTGTGAAAAAAGGTGAAAAAAATGTTGTCTTCGTTGTAAAAGACGGTAAAGCGAAAGAACAAGCAGTTACTGTTGAATTTGAGACAGATAGCGAAGCAAAAGTTTCTGGAGTGAAAAAAGGAGAGGAAATTATCTCTAAACCTGAAAAAGACTTAAAAGACGGTATGGAGGTTGTCACTCAATGA
- a CDS encoding ABC transporter ATP-binding protein translates to MINLKGITKSFQNGAESVQILHGIDVTLNQGEFTSIMGPSGSGKSTLMNIIGCLDKPTTGAYELAGQNISNMSETELAHVRNKEIGFIFQNFMLLPRLTALQNVELPLIYAGVDKKERRERSLAALTKVSLADRATHLPNELSGGQKQRVAVARAIVNNPKFLLADEPTGALDTKTSTQIMDLFYELNKQGSTIIMITHDREIGEAAARQIVIRDGNIVQDWRG, encoded by the coding sequence ATGATTAACTTAAAAGGCATCACGAAATCTTTCCAAAATGGTGCAGAGTCCGTTCAAATATTACACGGAATTGATGTAACACTAAACCAAGGAGAATTCACTTCTATTATGGGACCATCTGGTTCTGGTAAATCAACATTAATGAACATTATCGGTTGCTTAGATAAACCAACGACAGGTGCGTACGAACTAGCTGGTCAAAACATTTCAAACATGTCTGAAACAGAACTTGCACATGTTCGTAATAAAGAGATCGGATTCATATTCCAAAACTTTATGTTATTACCGAGACTTACAGCACTTCAAAATGTAGAACTACCTCTTATTTACGCTGGAGTCGATAAAAAAGAAAGACGTGAGCGCTCATTAGCAGCTTTAACAAAAGTCAGTTTAGCTGATCGTGCTACTCACTTACCAAATGAATTGTCAGGTGGACAAAAGCAGCGTGTCGCAGTCGCACGTGCAATCGTAAATAACCCGAAATTTCTCTTAGCAGATGAACCGACGGGTGCACTTGATACGAAAACAAGTACACAAATTATGGATCTCTTTTACGAATTAAACAAACAAGGCTCAACAATCATTATGATTACCCACGATCGTGAAATTGGGGAAGCGGCAGCACGTCAAATTGTAATTCGTGACGGAAATATCGTCCAAGATTGGAGAGGTTAA
- a CDS encoding ABC transporter permease, with the protein MALSSIFAHKMRSILTMLGIIIGISAIITIISMGDGTNAKFKKELGQGKDTEVTIYYNNPDYGTDSAKITPDMLKRLQTVPGVKDVYPDVSMKVKASSGSKDVSLDLKGGTGAFMTDSKIKLVHGRELNDSELNQAIPAVILNEEAFNKLFSGWESNLYTDVKGKPYKIVGVYETKNEFGMAMPEGYTSLENAPVISGVNEYDSVKLTMTSPTERKSVEKQAVSVLNDMKAPKFEHKFEAQDLGEFTKQLDESIGMMKMVFGGIAAISLLVGGIGVMNIMLVSVTERTREIGIRKALGATRGKVLTQFLIESCILTGLGGFIGFMLGIFFAWIVSIFAGWPLVISKELGLLSVGISMLIGIAFGLLPANKAAKLDPIECLRYE; encoded by the coding sequence ATGGCCCTTTCCTCTATCTTTGCTCATAAAATGCGTTCTATATTAACAATGCTAGGTATTATTATCGGTATTAGCGCCATTATTACTATCATTTCAATGGGTGATGGTACAAATGCAAAGTTTAAAAAAGAGTTAGGCCAAGGAAAAGATACTGAAGTAACGATTTACTACAACAACCCTGATTATGGAACTGATAGTGCCAAAATCACACCTGATATGCTAAAACGTCTTCAAACTGTACCAGGCGTTAAAGATGTTTATCCAGATGTAAGTATGAAAGTAAAAGCATCTTCTGGTTCAAAAGATGTCTCTCTTGATTTAAAAGGTGGAACAGGCGCCTTTATGACAGATTCGAAAATAAAATTAGTTCACGGTCGTGAATTAAACGACAGCGAATTAAACCAAGCAATTCCTGCTGTTATATTAAATGAAGAAGCTTTCAACAAATTATTTAGTGGTTGGGAATCAAATTTATACACAGATGTAAAAGGAAAGCCGTATAAAATAGTCGGTGTATACGAAACGAAAAACGAATTTGGAATGGCTATGCCTGAAGGTTATACATCTCTTGAAAACGCGCCTGTCATTTCAGGAGTAAATGAGTATGACTCTGTAAAATTAACAATGACCTCTCCAACAGAACGTAAAAGTGTAGAAAAACAAGCTGTTTCTGTTTTAAACGACATGAAAGCTCCTAAATTCGAGCACAAATTCGAAGCACAGGACTTAGGTGAATTTACGAAGCAATTAGACGAATCCATCGGTATGATGAAAATGGTATTCGGTGGCATTGCCGCTATCTCCTTACTTGTTGGTGGTATCGGTGTAATGAACATCATGCTTGTATCTGTAACAGAACGTACACGTGAGATCGGTATTCGTAAAGCACTTGGTGCAACGCGCGGTAAAGTATTAACACAATTCTTAATTGAATCTTGTATTTTAACAGGACTCGGTGGTTTCATCGGATTCATGCTTGGTATTTTCTTCGCTTGGATCGTCTCAATCTTTGCCGGATGGCCACTCGTTATCTCAAAAGAACTTGGACTTCTTTCAGTAGGTATCTCAATGCTAATCGGTATTGCATTCGGTTTACTACCAGCAAACAAAGCTGCTAAACTTGATCCAATTGAATGTTTACGATATGAGTAA
- the entC gene encoding cell wall-binding protein EntC yields MELLQNINASLRMLCSFVFSANKKIMVAIMRSTKTNAMEAIMKKFMGIATAAVFGLGIFTTSAKAETIVTTDVLNVRENPTTESQVVGKLLDGYKVNVLHTENGWSKVKLNSGKEAFISADYTKDTYYVTANVLNVRAGANTDSAILGKLKKDDVIETTHQVQNDWIQFEYNGQTAYVHIPYLTGKAPVKVQPVVKAEKVTNVQDTAKVREAVKAGEVAETQAKAKAQEATKAREAAETQAEAKAQEAAKAREAAKAQEATEAAKAQAEAKAQEAAKAREAAKAQAEAEAQAEAKAQEAAKAREAAKAQEAAKAREAAKAEEAAEAREAAKAGEAAEAREAAKAQEAAKAREAAKAQKPATQQPVAKETETSAPSSSRELRVQATAYTADPLENGYKAGDQVKSAMGHNLTANPNMKLIAVDPSVIPLGSKVWVEGYGVAIAGDTGGAIKGNKIDVLMPDKGTSSNWGRKTVTVKILN; encoded by the coding sequence ATGGAATTATTACAGAATATTAATGCCTCGTTACGAATGCTTTGTAGTTTTGTGTTTTCCGCAAATAAGAAAATAATGGTTGCTATAATGAGGTCAACGAAAACAAATGCAATGGAGGCTATTATGAAAAAATTTATGGGTATAGCAACAGCAGCGGTTTTTGGTCTTGGGATTTTCACAACATCTGCTAAAGCAGAAACAATCGTAACGACTGATGTACTAAATGTACGAGAAAACCCAACTACTGAATCACAAGTTGTCGGAAAGTTATTAGATGGATATAAAGTTAACGTTTTACATACAGAAAACGGATGGTCAAAAGTTAAATTAAATAGTGGTAAAGAGGCTTTCATAAGCGCTGACTACACAAAAGATACTTACTACGTAACAGCAAACGTATTAAACGTACGTGCTGGAGCAAATACAGATTCAGCGATTCTTGGTAAATTGAAAAAAGATGATGTAATCGAAACAACACACCAAGTACAAAATGATTGGATCCAATTTGAATATAACGGCCAAACAGCTTATGTACACATTCCTTACTTAACAGGAAAAGCACCAGTTAAAGTTCAGCCAGTAGTTAAAGCTGAAAAAGTAACTAACGTTCAAGATACAGCTAAAGTTCGTGAAGCAGTTAAAGCCGGGGAAGTAGCTGAAACTCAAGCAAAAGCTAAGGCTCAAGAAGCAACTAAAGCTCGTGAAGCAGCTGAAACTCAAGCAGAAGCTAAGGCTCAAGAAGCGGCTAAAGCTCGTGAAGCAGCTAAAGCTCAAGAAGCAACTGAAGCAGCTAAAGCTCAAGCAGAAGCTAAAGCTCAAGAAGCAGCTAAAGCTCGTGAAGCAGCTAAAGCTCAGGCAGAAGCTGAAGCTCAAGCAGAAGCTAAGGCTCAAGAGGCAGCTAAAGCTCGTGAAGCGGCTAAAGCTCAAGAAGCAGCTAAGGCTCGTGAAGCGGCTAAAGCCGAGGAAGCAGCTGAAGCTCGTGAAGCGGCTAAAGCCGGGGAGGCAGCTGAAGCTCGTGAAGCAGCTAAGGCTCAAGAGGCAGCTAAAGCTCGTGAAGCGGCTAAAGCTCAAAAACCAGCTACACAACAACCTGTTGCAAAAGAAACTGAAACAAGTGCACCATCTTCTTCTCGTGAATTAAGAGTTCAAGCAACAGCTTACACAGCGGATCCACTTGAAAATGGTTACAAAGCAGGAGACCAAGTAAAATCAGCTATGGGTCATAACTTAACAGCTAATCCAAACATGAAACTAATTGCAGTTGATCCAAGTGTCATTCCATTAGGTTCAAAAGTATGGGTTGAAGGTTACGGAGTAGCAATCGCTGGTGATACTGGTGGAGCTATTAAAGGAAATAAAATCGATGTTTTAATGCCAGATAAAGGTACATCAAGTAACTGGGGACGTAAAACAGTTACAGTGAAAATTTTAAACTAA
- a CDS encoding HEAT repeat domain-containing protein — protein sequence MEEYIDDLLRRMADEEAGIRQCAYEEARQLNDVSLFFCFQEKVMEARKVYIKTNLYFLITRLAINTKEMYIADYLIDRLESEESRMVLDSMLIDLSKLSEASNAHKIIPYIYHKNSGVRYSAVIALKLCKSLEAEDALLKLLTVEENRDDIVNICATLYEIGTKRSILPLTKLLHCDSAYVRSTVIEVLAKIGGADLQIVYIEALKDRNVMVKYEAVRAIYAYGDEMAIQPISERVTKVVSRRRKNEVEPTDESEIVIALRFLHKFATHEEVLKTFDKVYKKRGNLFLSERKWIRDNISYLQEKERV from the coding sequence ATGGAAGAGTATATAGATGATTTATTAAGGCGGATGGCGGATGAAGAAGCAGGTATTCGACAATGTGCGTATGAAGAAGCGAGGCAGTTAAATGATGTATCGCTTTTTTTTTGTTTCCAAGAGAAAGTAATGGAAGCACGAAAAGTATATATAAAAACAAATCTTTATTTTTTAATTACACGACTTGCAATAAATACTAAAGAGATGTATATTGCAGATTATTTGATAGATCGGTTAGAAAGTGAAGAAAGCAGGATGGTGTTAGATAGCATGCTCATAGATTTAAGTAAATTATCTGAAGCAAGCAATGCACATAAAATTATTCCTTACATATATCATAAAAATAGTGGAGTTCGTTATTCTGCTGTCATCGCTTTAAAGTTGTGTAAATCGTTGGAAGCAGAAGATGCTTTATTGAAGTTACTTACAGTGGAAGAGAATCGAGATGATATTGTAAATATATGTGCCACTTTATATGAGATTGGAACAAAGCGATCAATCTTACCTTTAACAAAGCTTTTACATTGCGATAGTGCTTATGTTCGTTCAACTGTTATTGAGGTTTTAGCGAAAATAGGGGGAGCGGACTTACAAATAGTTTATATTGAAGCTTTAAAGGATAGAAATGTTATGGTGAAATACGAAGCTGTTCGAGCTATTTATGCATATGGAGATGAAATGGCGATTCAACCAATTAGCGAACGTGTAACTAAAGTTGTTTCTAGAAGACGTAAAAATGAAGTAGAGCCTACTGATGAATCAGAGATCGTCATTGCTCTTCGTTTCTTACATAAGTTTGCTACTCATGAAGAAGTTTTAAAGACGTTTGATAAAGTATATAAAAAACGAGGAAACTTGTTTTTGTCAGAGAGAAAATGGATTCGGGATAATATTAGTTACCTTCAAGAGAAAGAAAGAGTGTAA